CTGCCGCTGCTGCGCGGTTCGCTGCTGGGCGCGGTCCGGGACGTGGCGTACCAGGAGGAGGAGATCCAGCTCGACGAGGGCGACATCCTGCTGATCTACACCGACGGCCTGATCGAACGCCGCGACCGCCCGGTGCAGGAGACGGTGTCCCGCCTGGTGAGCCTGGTGAAGGGTCACGACGGCGGGCTGGAGAACCAGCTGGACACCCTGTTGACCTACAGCACGGCGGACACCGACGACGACACGTGCGTGGTGGGCATCGAGGTCACGGGCGGAAGATGAGCCGCCGCTTTCGCGGGAAAGCGAGGCTTCCGCCATCGTGTCGACCCGCCAGTCACGCGTGATGCCCCGTGAGTCACGCGCTGCAAGGTGTTTGCCGTTCGGGGCGGCTGGAACCTGCGTCATGAGAGCCCGGCCCGGGCAGTCCCGGCCGCGATGTAGTGAATGACTCATTCACCTCGTCCGACGACATGAATGACTCATTCCTGTCGTCGGTCTAGCCACCGCGACCCTCGGCAGATCCAGGTCCGCTGCACCCGACGCCACCTTGGCGATGCTTCTCCGCCCCGGCGCGATGCAGCACCCACTAAGCCGGACCGGGCTCCGGCCGTGTCCGGAGAGGCATCACCTGGGATGGGCGGGGCAGCACGGGTGATCAGAGGGGCATCATGCGTGATTGGAGGGGCGACACGGCTCAGGGGTTGACGGCCAGCACCAGGAACCCGGCCAGCAGCACCAGGTGCACGCCGCCCTGCAGGCGGGTCGCGCGGCCGGGGACGACCGTCAGGACGCTCACCACGACCGTCAGCGCCAGCAGCACGATCTGCGTCGAGCCGAGGCCGAGCAGCAGCTCGCTCGGCAGCCACACCGACGCCAGCGCGATCGCCGGGATGGTCAGGCCGATGCTCGCGATCGCCGAGCCGTAGGCGAGGTTGAGGCTGATCTGCATCCGGTCGCGCTGGGCCGCGCGCGTGGCCGCCAGCGTCTCGGGCAGCAGCACCAGCAACGCGATCACGACACCCACGAACGACTGCGGGAACCCGGCGGCGCGCACGCCCGCCTCGATCGCCGGCGATTCGACCTTCGCCAGCCCGACCACCGCGACCAGTGCCACCAGCAGCAGCGCGAGGCTGCCCAGCGCGGCCCGGTTCGTCGGCGGGTCGGCGTGGTCGTCCTCCTTGACCTCGCCGTCGGCGGCCACCGGGAGGAAGAAGTCGCGGTGGCGGACGGTCTGCGTCAGCACGAACGTCCCGTACAGCACCAGGGACGCGAGCGCGGCGAAGGTCAGCTGCGCCGGGGAGAACGCCGGACCGGGGGTGCTCGAGGTGAACGTCGGCAGCACGAGGCTCAACGCGGCCAGGGTCGCGACCGTGGCCAGCGCGGCGCCGCTGCCTTCGGGGTTGAACAGCGTCGATCCGTAGCGGCGCGCACCGACGAGCAGTGAGATGCCGACGATGCCGTTGGTCGTGATCATCACCGCGGCGAACACGGTGTCCCGGGCGAGCGAACCGGCCTCCGGCCCGCCGGAGACCATCATGGTGACGATCAGCGCGACCTCGATGACGGTGACCGCGACCGCGAGCACGAGCGACCCGAACGGCTCGCCGACGCGGTGCGCGACGACCTCCGCGTGGTGCACCGCGGCGAGCACCGTCGCGCCGAGCGCGATCGCGACGAGGGCCACGAAGACCGGGCCGAGGTCACGGCCCCAGGCCAGCGCCAGCACGACCACGGCGAGCACCGGGGTGACGGAGGTCCAGGACGTCAGGAAGGATCTCAGCGCGGCGACCATGCTTCCACCCTCGCACATCGGCGGTCACGATGCGTGGTCGTAAGGCCATTCTCACGATTCCGGCACAGTCCCTTGTGGACGGTCGAAGTCGGCGGTGGCGAGGACGTGCCGCCGGAAGGTTTCGCTCAGCGGCGGGAGGGGCCGCCCGGCCGCCCACGCCAGCCCGATGTCGCGGGCAGCGTCCACATCGGTCAGTTCGAGGTGCGGTGCCGGGAAGGCGGCCGTGTGCGGCAGTGGCAGCACGGACACGCCGAGCCCGGCGGTGACGAGGCCGCGCAGCGTCTCGACCTCGTCGCCCTCGAACCCGATGCGCGGCGCGAACCCGGCTTCGGCGCACAGGCGCTCGGTCGTTTCGCGCAGCGCGTACCCCGGGCGCAGCAGGATGAACGTCTCGTCCGCGAGGTCGGCGAGCCGGACCCGCCGGCGCCCGGAGAGCCGGTGGTGCGGTGGGACGGCGAGCCGCAGCGGCTCGACGAGCAGGCGTTCCCAGTGCAGTTGCGGGTGTCCCGGGTCGCCACTGGTGATGACGAGGTCGGCGGTGCCGTCGAGCAGTTCCGCCTCGAGCCCGGCTTCGCCGTGCTGCCGCAGCTCGAACCGGGCACCGGGGTGCTCGCGCAGGAATCCGCGCAGCACCGACGGCACCAGCCACGTGCCGAACGTGTGCAGGAAGGCCAGCGGGACGACCCCGGTGCCCGGCGCGACGATCTCGCCGACCTCGCGCAGGCCCTGGTCGAGCTGGTCGAGCACGACGTCGACGTGCCGCTTGAACGCGTGCCCGGCGGGGGTCAGCCGCAGCATGCGCCCGGACCGGCGGAACAGTTCGGCACCCGCCTCGTGCTCCAGCCGTCGCAGGGCGCGGGAGAGGGCCGGCTGGGTCAGGTGCGCGCCGGCCGCGGTCTCCGTGACGGTCGCGCCGCCGGCGACCGCGCGGAAGAGCCGCAGCGTCTGGACGTCCATGCGTCCAGTGTATGGATTTTCATCCAATCAGGCATTGGACGCATCGGTCGGCACGGGCCACGCTGGAGGTATGGCAACCGTGGCGGAACAGCTGGTCAGGACCCTGCGTGACGCGGGGGTCGAACGCATCTACGGCATCGTCGGCGACAGCCTCAACCCGATCGTCGACGCGGTCCGCCGCACCGACGGCATCGAGTGGGTGCACGTCCGCCACGAGGAGACGGCCGCCTTCGCCGCGGCGGCCGAAGCGCAGGTCACCGGCAAGCTCGCGGTGTGCGCGGGCAGCTGCGGGCCGGGCAACCTGCACCTGATCAACGGCCTCTTCGACGCCCATCGCTCGGGCGCACCGGTGCTCGCGATCGCGTCGCACATCCCGTCGAACCAGATCGGCACCGGCTTCTTCCAGGAGACGCACCCGGACCGGCTCTTCGCCGAGTGCAGTTACTTCAGCGAGGTCGTGGCGGACCCCGCGCAGCTGCCGCGGCTCCTGCGGATCGCGACCCAGGCCGCCGTCGGCAAGGGCGGCGTCGCGGTGCTGACCATCCCCGGCGACCTCGCCGACCGCAAGGCCACCGGTCCGCTGACCGAGCGCCTCCCGCTGGTGACGCCGTCGCCCGCGGTGCCCTCTCCGGAGACCGTCCAAGAGCTCGCGGACCTGCTGAACTCGGGCGAAAAGGTGATGCTCTTCGCCGGCGCGGGCGTCCGCGGCGCACACGAGGAGGTCATGGCGCTGGCGGGCAAGCTCGCCGCGCCGGTCGGGCACTCGCTCGGCGGCAAGGAGTGGATCCAGTACGACAACCCGTTCGACGTCGGCATGAGCGGCCTGCTCGGCTACGGCGCCTGCTACGACGCGATGCACGAGGCCGACCGGATCCTGTTGCTGGGCACGGACTTCCCGTACGACAAGTTCCTCCCGCAGGCCCGCACGATCCAGATCGACCACGACGCTTCGCGCCTCGGCCGGCGGACACCGCTGGAGCTGGCCGTGCACGGCGACGTCAAGGAGACGCTGCGGGCCCTTCTCCCGCTGCTGCGTCCTCGCACCGACCGGGCGTTCCTCGACCGGATGCTGCGTGAGCACGTGCGGAAGCTGGAGAAGGTGGTCGGCGCGTACACGACGAAGATCGAGCACCGGCGGCCGATCCACCCCGAGTACGTCGCCTCGGTGCTCGACGAGGTCGCCGCGGACGACGCCGTGTTCACCGTCGACACCGGCATGGGCAACGTCTGGGCCGCGCGTTACCTGACGCCGAACGGCCGCCGCCGCGTGCTCGGCTCGTTCCGGCACGGCAGCATGGCGAACGCCCTGCCGCACGCGATCGGCGCGCAGCTCGCGCAGCCGGGCCGCCAGGTCGTGTCGCTCTCGGGCGACGGCGGGCTCGCGATGCTGATGGGCGACCTGCTGACGCTGCCCGCCTACGACGTCCCGGTGAAGGTCGTGGTGTTCAACAACGCCACGCTCGGCATGGTGAAGCTGGAGATGCTCGTCGACGGGCTCCCGGACTTCGGCACCGACCACCCGCCGGTCGACTTCGCGGCGATCGCCGCCGCGTGCGGGATCCACTCGGCCCGCGTCGAGGATCCGGCCGACGTCCGCGGCGCGCTGGAGAAGGCGTTCGCCCACCCCGGCCCGGCGGTGGTCGAGGTGGTGACCGACCCGAACGCGCTGTCGATCCCGCCGCGGATCACCGGCGAGATGGTGCGCGGGTTCGCCCTCGGCGCGACGAAGACGGTGCTCAACGGCGGCGTCGGCAAGATGGTCGACCTGGCGCGCACCAACCTGCGCAACGCGCCGCGGCCCTAGGGGTCGGCGACGATGACACCGGTGTCGGCCAGGGCTTCCAGGGCCGCGAGGATCCGCGCCCGGCGGGTGCCGCCCAGCTCCGCGGCGTCGAGCGCGTCGCGGAGGGAGCCGTGCATCGCCAGTGCGCGGACGAACCGCACCAGCTCCGGGCAGGTCAGGTAGGACAGCTCCCGGTTACCCGCGTGGTAGGCGAGCGCCCCGAACGACTCGGGGCGCAACGCCACCAGCGGGTTCAGCCGGTACGCGATGTCGAGGTCCATTGTGGACTTCGGAGCACCGGCTATGCGGAGTGGACGATGACGCCGCGGATGTTCTTGCCGTCGCGCAGGTCCTGGTAGCCCTCGTTGACCTGATCGAGGGTGTACTTGCGGGTCACCAGCTCGTCGAGCTTGAGCTTGCCGGCGTCGTAGAGCCGCAGCAGGCGGACGATGTCGTACTGCGGGTTCGCCGAGCCGAAGAGCGTGCCCTTGATCGTCTTCTCGAACAGTGTCATGACCCCACCGGAGACGTGCACGGTGAGCTTCTCGGGGTTGGCGAGGCCGGTGATGACGACCGTGCCGCCCTTGCCGACGACGTTGAACGCCTCGCTGACGATGTCTTCCTCGACCGTGCCGACGGTGATGAGCGCCTGGTCGGCCAGTTGGCCCCAGGTCAGTTCGTTGACCTTCTCCGCGGCCTCGGCCGCGGTGGCGAACGCGTGCGTGGCGCCGAACTTGAGCGCCGCCTCCCGCTTGAACTCGACGGGGTCGACCGCGACGACGTACTTCGCGCCGGCGTGCGCCGCGCCCTGCACGGCGTTGATGCCGATGCCGCCGATGCCGTAGACGACGGTGGTGTCGCCGGCCCGGACCCCGCCCGCGTAGTTGGCGGTGGCCCAGCCGGTCGGGACGCCGCAGCCGACCAGCACGGCGGTCTCCAGCGGCAGCCAGTCGTCGACCTTGACGACCGAGTGCTGCGAGATGGTGGCCCGTTCGGAGAACGTGCCGAGCATGCACATCGCGCCGAAGTCCTGCCCGCCGCCGTGGAACCGGAAGGTCCCGTCCGGCATGTGGCCGTCGAGGATGGTGGCGCCCATGTCGCACAGGTTCTGGCGGCCGGTGGAGCAGTAGCGGCAGGTGCCGCAGTTCGGGATGAAGCTGCAGACGACGTGGTCACCGGGCTGCACCTTGGTCACGCCCGGGCCGACGTCCTCGATGATCCCGGCGCCCTCGTGGCCGCCGATGATCGGGAAGCGCGGCACGAGGTCGTTGTCGATCAGGTGCAGGTCCGAGTGGCACAGCCCGGCGGCGGTGTACTTGATGAGCACCTCGCCGGGACCCGGGCCGTCGAGGTCCAGCTCCATGATCTCGAACGGCTTCCCGGCATCGAACAGTACGGCTGCCTTGGTCTTCACGGCGTTCTCCTCCACGTGCGGCGGTGCACCTTCCGTGCCTCGATTGTGTGGAGCGGGGGAGAGGGCGGAGTGTCCAAATCCCGGACACCGGAGGCCCGCGGGTCGTGAGTGGTAATTCGGGTTCTAACCCGAATTACCACTCACGACCGCGTTCCCGGCGGGTGTCAGCGGACCCGGAGGGCGCGCATCCGGTTGTAGAGCGTCGAGCGGCTGATGCCGAGCTGCTTGGCCGCCCGCACCTTGTTGCCGTCGCACGCGCGCAGCGTCCGGACGATCACGTCGTATTCGGCCTGTTCCCAGCCGCTGAGCGCCGCGCCCGGGGCCGTCTCCGTACAGCCCGGCGCCACGTCCTCGGCCGTGAGGTCGCCGGCCGAGCGGCGGTCGGCCGCGCCGGCCAGGACTCCCGCGAGTTCGCGCAGGTTGCCCGGCCACTGCTGGGACCCCAGCAGCTCCAGCGCCCCCGGGGTCAGCCGGAGCGAGTCGCTGAAGCCGCGCAACAGGGTCCGGGCGATCGCCGGGATCTCGTCGCGGCGCTCGCGCAACGGCGGCAGCTCGATCCGCCGGTGCATGCGCGCCGCCAGCGTCGCCTGCTCGCCGTGCAGTTCCGACGGCGGGCCGCTGAGCAGCGCGAACCACGCCGTCGTCGTGTCCAGCAGCCGGGCCAGGCGGACCGCCGCCAGTGGCGGCAGCAGCTGGATGCCGTCGATCACCAGCAGGCCGCGCGCCGAAGCCGCCGCTTCCACCCGCGCGCACCACTCGGCCTCGCCGGCGACGACGTCGGAAACGTCGAACTCGTGCAGGGGCTCGTCCCCGGCCACGACGCGGGCCGCCGTGCTGCGGCCGGCCCCCGGCTCGCCGGAGACCAGCACGCGCCGCCGGGCGCGCCCCGCACTCCGGAGCCGCTCGTCGACCGGCGCGGGGAAGAGACCACGCGAGCTTCGCGGCCGCGACACGACCGGGCTCGACGTCCGCACCGGCGCCAGCTCGAACAGCAGCCCGGCGCTTGCCGACACCGCTTCGACGCGCACCTCGACCGGCGTGCCCGACGTCAGCCGGAGCCGGCCGAGGCCGCGCTGCGTGCGGCCCAGCTCGCGCAGCAGCCGGTGGTCGGCGGTGTCGACCAGCTCGGTCGCCGCGGTGTTCGCGAGCACGACGTCCTGGCCGAGCGCGAGCACCGCGCACGCCCGGTGCTGCACGGACTGGAACGCGGCCAGCAGCTGCTGCTCGGCGAGCTTCGCGCCGTCGAGCAGCCGCCGTTCGATGTCGGCGACCGCGCGCCGCAGGAACGGCCCGAGCAGCGGGTTCGCGTCGCCCGCGGGGCCGGTGATGTCGAGGACGCCGGCCAGCCGCCGCGTCGTCGGGTGCACCACCGGGTGGCCGTAGCAGGTGAACTGCTTCATCGCTTCGAGGAAGTGCTCGTCGCCGTCGACGGAGACGCCGCGGCGGGTCTCGAACGGCGTCGCGAGGGAGTTCGTCCCGGTGCGCTCTTCCAGGAACTGGCAGCCGGGCACCGCGCTGATGTTCTCCAGCGCGAGCTCGACCGACCGCTCGGAGAACCGCCGGGCCACGATCCGGCACTCGTCGTCGGCGAGCACGACGCAGAACCGCGTGCCGGCCAGCTGCCGGGCGAGCTCGTCCAGCACCGGCGAGGCGGCCCGCAGCAGCCGGCTCCGGCGGTCGACGTCGGCGACGTCCAGCCGCTCGACGGACGAGGCCGGCGAGAGCCCGGAAAGCTCCGCCCGCCGCCACGACTGCGCGATCTCGGTCCGCAGGTCCACTCGCACTCCTCGTCGAGCCGATCGGTGTCCCCGGGCCTCCATCATCACACGGACCCGGCGCGGGGAGAACCTCTTCCTCGCTTTCCGTTGCGGGACAAGGGTCAGAGCGGAGCGCCCCACTCCGGTAGCCGGACCCCGTGCAGGCCCCGGTAGGCCGCGCGCTCCGGCGGGCGCCACCCGTCGAGCAGGCCTGCCCGGGGTTCGAAGACCTCGACGCCGATCGGGTGGCAGACGTCGATCGGGTCGCGGGCGCCGGGCCCCCACAGGGGGATCGAGAGGTCGCCGCCCGGGCAGGTGGACAGCGCGCACAGCAGGTCGAGCTCGGCGAAGAACTCGAAGTGGTCGCCCGGGCGCGCGGGGCAGGCCTGCATGAAGTACCGGTCCTCGTCGTCGAGGCCGGTGCACTGGAAGACGTTCAGGACGTCGTGGACGTCGAACTCGGTCAGCCCGAACGGCGCGACCGCGCGCACGAGGTTCGAGTGGCAGTGGAAGTCGAAGTCCTCGCCGGTGAGCATCCGGTTGACGTACGGGTCGCAGCGGGTGCCGAGCAGGTCGTGCACGCGGCCGCCGTCCTCGTCCACGCCGTGGTCCTCGAGGGTGTCCGCGGTGATCGTCGCGAGCGGGCGGAGGAAGGGGAGGGTGGACCAGAGCCGGTCGAAGGTGCTGACGTGGGCGCGCTGGAGCTGGCGGGTGCGCGCGGCCCAGAAGCGTTCGCGGGGGTCGTCGGCGTTCCACAGGTTGAGATCGCCGACCTGCGGGCCCTCGACGGTCCGCAGGCGGCAGAGGTGGCCGCGCGGGACCCGCCAGGCGCGGCCCGAGCGGATCGGGATCTCGAACGCGTCGACGAGTTCCCGGCCGGGCTCCTCGGCGAGCCGCCGGTAGAACGGCCGGTCGACGTCGAGTGCGCGGCCCTGGTAGGCGGGTCGGGGCATCGGTGCTCCCTCGTGGTGTGGATGGCGCTCCAGCATGCCCCGGCTACGCACGGTGGCATTCGACCACTCGTTCGGCTGCTGGGGCGGCGGCGGGTCTGGCTCCTACCGTCGAGGGAGCTGTCTCGTGGGAGGAGTGACCGGCGGTGCTCGTGGCCTTCCAGCGCACCGGTGACGCGGCGCGCCTGCCCGCCGCGGCGGAGCACCTCGTGGGCCTGCTGTCTTCCTGGGGCCCGGGACCGGATCACCTGACGGGGCTGGCGCTGACCGGGATCACGCTGCCGAGCCGGCTCGGGCCCAGGTCCGTCGACGCGCTGGTGTTCACCCGGTCGGGGGTGGTGGTGATCGCGGCGCATTCGCCGGGGGCGGGGGTATCGCCCGGCCCGGGGGAGCGAGCCGGGGCGGGGGTGGCGGCGGCGAAGGGGGCGCTGGCCGCCCATGACGGCGGGCAGTACGTGACCGGGCTGGTCGCGGTCGTCCCGCCGGTCCCCGCGAGTGAGCAGTGGGCGGACCGGCCCGAGCCGGCGATGGTGCCGCAGCCGCGCGATCCGCTGGCGGAGTCCCGTCCGCGCGGGGGAGCGGCGGAGACCGGAGGCCGTGCGCCGGAACCGGCGGACCCGGTCCGGAGTGAGCAAGTCCCGGCCGAGCCGGGCCGGGCTTGGCGTGAGCCCGGCCCGGGCGAGCCGGATTCTGCCTGGCGTGAGCCCTTCCTGGGCGAGTCGAAGCCGGACCGGGCTTGGCACGAGCCGGACTGGGACGGGGACCGGCCGGACTCGGTCTGGCGCGAGCCGGACCCGGGCGAACGCGAGCCGGCCCCGCCCTGGCACGAAGCCGATTCCTTCCCCGGTGTGGCCGTCGTGCTCGCCGACCCCCGTGGGCTCCGGCGGATCATCGGGCAGCACAACCGGTGGCGGACCGTCTGGTCGGCGGACGACGTCCTCGACGCCTGCTACGCCCTCTCCCTCGCCCACCTCGCCCCGCCCCGCGCGGCGCTGCTCGCCGACGGCTTCCCGGCCCGCCTCCCGACGCTCTCGCGGCTGCCCGAACTGCCCGCCGTCGTGCCCGTGCCGCCCGATCCGCCGATCCCCGCGCCCGACGACGATCCCGGCCCGCCGATCCCCGTTTCGCGAGGCCGGGCCGTCTTTCCCCGGCCGCGGCCGATCCGGCAGGTGCCGTGGGGCCTGGTCTTCGTGCTGACCGTGCTCGTCACCCTGGGCGTGCTCGCCGCCGTGTTCGTCGCGCAGGTCTTCCACGGTTCCTAGCTGCCACGATCATTTCGCGCCAACTACGCCAACTGCACCGTTTCCCCGGCACGCCGTCTGGGCACCTCCCGGTAGACGTGAAAGGGGTTCACGATGCCGCGCACCCGAGCGCTCGTCCTGCTGGCCGTCCTCACGGGCGCGTCCCTCACCGGCTGCAAGGTGCCCGACGGGCTGGCGTCCGGTTCGCCGGCCACCGGGACCGCCGCCGCGCCGCCGGTCGCGCCCACCGAGGCGCGGGCCGAGCTGGCGAAACTGCAGGTCGCCGTGCGCGGCACCATGGACGGCTACAGCCGCGAGAAGTTCCCGCACTGGGACAAGGTCGACGGCGCCTGCGACACCCGCGAGCAGGTCCTCAAGCGCGACGGCAAGGACGTCACCACGAACGCCGACTGCGCCCCGAAGTCCGGCACCTGGGTCAGCCCGTACGACGGCGAGACCTGGCGGAAAGCGTCCGACGTGGACATCGACCACATGGTGCCGCTCGGCCAGGCCTGGGTGAGCGGCGCGAAGTCGTGGACCCAGGAACGCCGCGAGCAGTTCGCGAACGACCTGGTCCGCCCGCAGCTGCACGCGGTCACCGACAACCTCAACGAGCAGAAGAGCGACAAGGCGCCGGACCAGTGGAAACCGCCGCTGGTCTCCTACTGGTGCACCTACGCCACCGACTGGATCGTGGTCAAGAGCAGCTACGGCCTCACCATCACCGTCCCCGAAAAGACGGCGCTGACCGGCATGCTCGATCACTGCTGACCTCGTCCGCGGCCGGTCAGCGCGGCGACCGGCCGCGTCAGCCGAGCGTTTTGGCCGCGGCCACCGCCTGCCCGGCGTACGACCGTCCGAACAGGACGGTGTGCACGAGCAGCGGGAACAGCTGGTGCAGCCCGATCCGCCCGGCCCAGCCCTCGGCCAGGGGCGCGATCTCCTCGTACGCGCCCAGGACGCGGTCGAGGTGCGGGCAGCCGAACAGGTGCAGCATCGCCAGGTCCGTCTCGCGGTGCCCGCCGTGGGCGGCCGGGTCGATCAGCCACGCTTCGCGGCCGTCCCACAGGACGTTGCCGGTCCAGAGGTCGCCGTGCAGCCGCGCCGGCGGTTCGGCCGACGCCGGGATCCGGCCGCAGGCGCGCTCGAACAGGGTCGCCTCCGCCGCGTCGAACGTCCCGGCGTCGACCGCCCGCCGGACGTAGGGCAGCACGCGATCCGACGCGTACCAGGAAGCCCAGTCCTCCCCGGGAACGCAGCGCATCGGCGCCAGGCCGATCCACGCGTCGGCGAGCCCGCCCGGGGGAGGCGCGCCGAACGCCGGCGCCCCCGCCGCGTGCAGGCGCGCCAGCCCGCGCCCGAGCCGTTCGGCCGCCGCCGCCGAAGAGCGCCCCGTGAGGACGCGGTCGACCACCAGCCACTTCTCGTCGTGGCCGGCCACCGACGGCACCGCGACGGCGTCCGCGGCGGCCAGCCAGCGCAGGCCCGCCGCCTCGGCCGTGGTCGCGCCCGGCGCGTGCCCGCGCTTGACCACGACCACACGGCCGTCGTCGAGGACGGCTTCGCGAAGATCCCCGGACATCGGGCGCCACTCGGTGACGGCGTGCCCGGTCAACCGGGCGACGGGATCGGTCATGTCCCGCACGGTACCGGCGCGCTACGGTGGCTGTCGCAGACACAGGGGAGCGGCGGTGACGGTGCGGGTCGAGGAATTCGAGCGGGTGCTGGGCGAACTGGTGGAGGTCCAGCGGTCCGAAGCGCGCGACTACTCGTCGTTCGGCGTCCGGGGCAAGCGGTTCGGCTACTTCTGGCCGCGGACGCGGACCGTCGGGCTGAAGCAGACGATCTCCGAACAGCTCGCGCTGGTGGCCGAGCGGCCGGACGTCTTCGAGGTCCAGTTCACCGCGGGCGGCTTCGGCTGGGTCGTGGTGTACCTCGACGGCATCGACGCCGACGAGCTGGCCGAGCTCCTCTACGAGGCCTGGCGGCTGTCGGCGCCGGAGGAGCTCGTCGCCGAGGTCCCCTTCACCAGGATCGCCCGGGCGTAGAGCAGGTCGAAGCCCTGCCGTTGCACGTTCTCCTGCGACTTCGACCCCGGCTGCGTGGTGACGACGGCGATGTCGCACCCGGCCGCGGCGGCCGCCGCCAAGCGCGTCCGCAGCAACGCTGTCTGCACCCCGCGACGGCGGTGCGCCGGCACCGTCGCCGCGCCGGTGAACTGCGCGATCCCGTCGGTGACGCGGAAACTCGCGCCGCCCGCGAACTCGCCGTCCCGCCACGCGGCGTACCGCGCCACCCCGGCCATGTCCCGCATCGCGTCGATGACGGTCTGCCGGGGGAAGTCTTCGTGGGACGGCAGGCCCTCGGTGTCGGCGACCGCGAACGCGTCGGCGACCTCGGCCAGCCACCGCTCCAGTTCGTCGTCGCGGACGAGCCGGACATCCGCGGCGGGGTCGGTGTCGGTGACCCGGCGGCCGAGCACGTTCTCGAACGACTCCAGGCGGTACCCGCGCCCGGTGAAGAACCCGCCCAGCGCGGGGTCGGCGAGCTGGCACAGCTCGACCTGCACCGGCGCGCCCAGCTGGGCGAACGCGGCTTCGACCTCGTCGAGCGCGTCCGG
This genomic window from Amycolatopsis mongoliensis contains:
- a CDS encoding HNH endonuclease family protein, whose translation is MPRTRALVLLAVLTGASLTGCKVPDGLASGSPATGTAAAPPVAPTEARAELAKLQVAVRGTMDGYSREKFPHWDKVDGACDTREQVLKRDGKDVTTNADCAPKSGTWVSPYDGETWRKASDVDIDHMVPLGQAWVSGAKSWTQERREQFANDLVRPQLHAVTDNLNEQKSDKAPDQWKPPLVSYWCTYATDWIVVKSSYGLTITVPEKTALTGMLDHC
- a CDS encoding fructosamine kinase family protein, yielding MTDPVARLTGHAVTEWRPMSGDLREAVLDDGRVVVVKRGHAPGATTAEAAGLRWLAAADAVAVPSVAGHDEKWLVVDRVLTGRSSAAAAERLGRGLARLHAAGAPAFGAPPPGGLADAWIGLAPMRCVPGEDWASWYASDRVLPYVRRAVDAGTFDAAEATLFERACGRIPASAEPPARLHGDLWTGNVLWDGREAWLIDPAAHGGHRETDLAMLHLFGCPHLDRVLGAYEEIAPLAEGWAGRIGLHQLFPLLVHTVLFGRSYAGQAVAAAKTLG
- a CDS encoding MmcQ/YjbR family DNA-binding protein, with protein sequence MTVRVEEFERVLGELVEVQRSEARDYSSFGVRGKRFGYFWPRTRTVGLKQTISEQLALVAERPDVFEVQFTAGGFGWVVVYLDGIDADELAELLYEAWRLSAPEELVAEVPFTRIARA
- a CDS encoding GNAT family N-acetyltransferase, with product MDGERLFCDTALAARIERAEARLIAESSDAARVRRGDTVGFARPLAGGVASFAEADSPFTKIAGLGFAGLPDALDEVEAAFAQLGAPVQVELCQLADPALGGFFTGRGYRLESFENVLGRRVTDTDPAADVRLVRDDELERWLAEVADAFAVADTEGLPSHEDFPRQTVIDAMRDMAGVARYAAWRDGEFAGGASFRVTDGIAQFTGAATVPAHRRRGVQTALLRTRLAAAAAAGCDIAVVTTQPGSKSQENVQRQGFDLLYARAILVKGTSATSSSGADSRQAS